A section of the Kribbella sp. HUAS MG21 genome encodes:
- a CDS encoding TetR family transcriptional regulator C-terminal domain-containing protein: protein MSTQVPRGADRRDAIADAAIHLVATRGLRGLTHRAVDAEAGLPPGSTSYYLRTRNALLTACVSRMLTRDVAGRPPAGADPIEVLVGQTVTLARERPDDLVARYELSLEASRQPELRAAIDEGGRQLRAMLGQLLEGSGVPDPEAAAWPVAAMLDGLLYDRVAGTGALLEPEAFEAAVRRSVTALIAGLRGDR from the coding sequence GTGAGCACGCAGGTTCCGCGCGGGGCGGATCGCCGGGACGCCATCGCGGACGCCGCCATCCACCTCGTCGCGACGCGTGGACTGCGCGGCCTCACCCATCGGGCGGTCGACGCCGAGGCGGGGCTGCCGCCGGGCTCCACGTCGTACTACCTGCGGACGCGGAACGCGCTGCTCACCGCGTGCGTGAGCCGGATGCTGACCCGCGACGTGGCCGGGCGGCCGCCTGCCGGGGCGGATCCGATCGAGGTGCTGGTGGGTCAGACGGTGACGCTCGCGCGGGAGCGGCCGGACGACCTGGTCGCGCGGTACGAGCTGTCACTGGAGGCGAGCCGGCAGCCGGAACTGCGGGCGGCGATCGACGAGGGTGGCCGGCAGTTGCGGGCCATGCTCGGGCAACTGCTCGAAGGGTCGGGGGTGCCTGATCCGGAGGCTGCCGCGTGGCCGGTCGCGGCGATGCTCGACGGATTGCTGTACGACCGGGTCGCCGGGACCGGGGCGCTGCTGGAGCCCGAGGCGTTCGAGGCCGCCGTACGACGGTCCGTGACGGCGCTGATCGCCGGCCTCAGAGGCGATCGGTGA
- a CDS encoding FAD-dependent oxidoreductase codes for MSTAIVVGAGIGGVTAAVALQRRDWQVTVLERTPELGEVGAGISVWPSAVAVLEQLGVEGLEKASIPAQPAGMRKPDGRWVVKAADLGVEIPVMIHRAQLHDLITAEFGPAVTVRPGYDVRTIEQDTKTVTVNGELRADLLVAADGIRSVVRKTLYPQYAGPRYSGFTAYRGIADVDLDDGGGETWGRGQLFGFARLIDGRFYWYGTANQPAGAQSGPTVFASWHDPIPRLIAGSEKVLHNDIYDLTLPLVPFAQGRIALLGDAAHAMAPNLGRGACSAIEDADALARHLGSMAGSLGSADGLAAALTAYDAERRPATTKLVKRSRGLGRVAQTENPVVCTLRDGLFAVGGKLVSLRGRK; via the coding sequence ATGAGTACGGCGATCGTGGTCGGAGCGGGGATCGGAGGGGTCACCGCTGCGGTCGCGCTGCAGCGGCGCGACTGGCAGGTCACAGTGCTGGAACGCACCCCGGAACTGGGCGAGGTAGGAGCCGGTATCTCGGTCTGGCCGTCGGCGGTCGCCGTACTCGAGCAGCTCGGCGTGGAGGGCCTGGAGAAGGCGTCGATCCCGGCCCAGCCCGCCGGGATGCGCAAACCCGACGGCCGCTGGGTCGTCAAGGCGGCGGACCTCGGCGTCGAGATCCCGGTGATGATCCACCGGGCGCAGCTGCACGACCTGATCACCGCCGAGTTCGGCCCCGCGGTGACGGTCCGGCCCGGGTACGACGTCCGCACGATCGAGCAGGACACGAAGACCGTCACCGTGAACGGCGAGTTGCGCGCGGACCTGCTCGTGGCCGCCGACGGCATCCGCAGCGTGGTACGGAAAACGCTGTACCCGCAGTACGCCGGCCCGCGGTACTCCGGTTTCACGGCGTACCGCGGCATCGCGGACGTCGACCTCGACGACGGCGGCGGCGAGACCTGGGGCCGCGGGCAACTGTTCGGGTTCGCACGGCTGATCGACGGCCGGTTCTACTGGTACGGGACCGCGAACCAGCCGGCCGGCGCGCAGAGCGGGCCGACGGTGTTCGCGAGCTGGCACGACCCGATCCCGCGACTGATCGCGGGCAGCGAGAAGGTCCTGCACAACGACATCTACGACCTGACGCTGCCGCTGGTGCCGTTCGCCCAGGGCCGGATCGCGCTGCTCGGCGACGCGGCGCACGCGATGGCCCCGAACCTGGGCCGCGGTGCCTGCTCAGCGATCGAGGACGCCGACGCCCTGGCCCGGCACCTCGGCAGCATGGCCGGAAGCCTCGGCAGCGCGGACGGGCTCGCGGCAGCGTTGACGGCGTACGACGCCGAACGCCGGCCCGCGACCACCAAGCTGGTGAAGCGGTCCCGCGGCCTCGGCCGGGTGGCCCAGACCGAGAACCCGGTGGTGTGCACGCTCCGGGACGGCCTGTTCGCAGTCGGCGGCAAACTGGTGTCCCTGCGCGGCCGGAAGTAG
- a CDS encoding phosphoribosylaminoimidazolesuccinocarboxamide synthase translates to MTTPPQASEIPGAKHLHSGKVRDLYELESGELLMVASDRMSAFDWILETPIPDKGRVLTAMSLWWFEQFDVPNHIISTDVPAEVTGRAVVCEKLSMFPVECVARGYLSGSGLVDYNATGGVCGIPLPVGLVEGSRLETPIFTPATKAELGEHDENVSYDAVVATVGADIAATLRDTTLDVYTKARAMAEERGIILADTKFEFGARPDGTIVLADEVLTPDSSRFWPADQWEPGKQQPSYDKQIVRDWLQFESGWDRHSGEAPPPLSDEVVERTRSAYIGAYEQLTGRKFDG, encoded by the coding sequence GTGACCACACCTCCGCAGGCGTCCGAGATCCCTGGTGCGAAGCACCTCCACTCCGGGAAGGTCCGTGATCTGTACGAGCTGGAGTCCGGCGAGCTGCTGATGGTCGCGAGCGACCGGATGAGCGCGTTCGACTGGATCCTGGAGACGCCGATCCCGGACAAGGGCCGGGTGCTCACCGCGATGAGCCTGTGGTGGTTCGAGCAGTTCGACGTACCGAACCACATCATCTCCACGGACGTGCCGGCGGAGGTCACCGGCCGCGCGGTGGTGTGCGAGAAGCTGTCGATGTTCCCGGTCGAGTGCGTTGCCCGCGGGTACCTGAGCGGCTCCGGACTGGTGGACTACAACGCGACCGGCGGGGTGTGCGGCATCCCGCTGCCGGTGGGCCTGGTCGAGGGTTCGCGGCTCGAGACGCCGATCTTCACCCCGGCGACGAAGGCCGAGCTCGGCGAGCACGACGAGAACGTGTCGTACGACGCGGTGGTGGCGACGGTCGGCGCGGACATCGCGGCTACCCTGCGGGACACCACGCTCGACGTGTACACGAAGGCACGGGCGATGGCCGAGGAGCGCGGGATCATCCTGGCCGACACGAAGTTCGAGTTCGGGGCGCGCCCGGACGGCACGATTGTGCTGGCCGACGAGGTGCTGACGCCGGACTCGAGCCGCTTCTGGCCGGCGGACCAGTGGGAGCCGGGCAAGCAGCAGCCGTCGTACGACAAGCAGATCGTGCGGGACTGGCTGCAGTTCGAGTCCGGCTGGGACCGGCACTCCGGCGAGGCGCCGCCGCCGCTGTCAGACGAGGTGGTCGAGCGGACCAGGTCGGCGTACATCGGGGCCTACGAGCAGCTGACCGGCCGGAAGTTCGACGGCTAG
- a CDS encoding CDP-alcohol phosphatidyltransferase family protein, translating into MTTAVPLAVRPALLLGVPNRITLIRTVIAMGIATYAFHTGDLTWLVIGYFSYWFGDSLDGWVARRRNEESLSGAVFDIVCDRACSFLLAAAFMATYPETIGPLAIYLVQFGVLDTMLSFSFLLWPWVLSPNYFYKVDRPIYLWNWSKPAKAMNTGAVVVSLIVGGYTGAHWLPYSVAIAACVVKVVSSYRLLEILRGRRDAVPGEPRATQV; encoded by the coding sequence ATGACGACCGCTGTACCGCTCGCCGTCCGCCCGGCACTCCTGCTGGGCGTCCCGAACCGCATCACCCTGATCCGGACCGTGATCGCGATGGGGATCGCCACCTACGCGTTCCACACCGGCGACCTCACCTGGCTGGTGATCGGGTACTTCTCTTACTGGTTCGGCGACAGCCTCGACGGCTGGGTGGCGCGGCGCCGCAACGAGGAGTCCCTGTCCGGTGCGGTGTTCGACATCGTCTGCGACCGGGCTTGCTCGTTCCTGCTCGCGGCCGCGTTCATGGCGACGTACCCGGAGACCATCGGGCCGCTGGCGATCTACCTGGTGCAGTTCGGCGTGCTGGACACCATGCTGTCGTTCTCGTTCCTGCTCTGGCCCTGGGTGCTCAGCCCGAACTACTTCTACAAGGTCGACCGGCCGATCTACCTGTGGAACTGGTCCAAGCCCGCCAAGGCGATGAACACCGGCGCCGTGGTGGTCTCGCTGATCGTCGGCGGCTACACGGGCGCCCACTGGCTGCCGTACTCCGTCGCGATCGCGGCCTGCGTCGTGAAGGTGGTCTCGTCGTACCGGCTGCTCGAGATCCTCCGCGGCCGCCGGGACGCCGTACCGGGAGAGCCGCGTGCGACTCAGGTGTGA
- a CDS encoding FtsX-like permease family protein, producing the protein MTLETLVQLARSRTPADRSRVQLATAALALSGAVLLGALRIARLGNGELSADVYSNYVAESGLRSGLIAILLILAVLTGGLAVQALRLGTAARERRLAALRLAGASSKQLRQLTVTDAALAGLAGGLLAGPTYLLLSLLFGALPRMARILPGAELWDAALWVPVVAMMTAAGAVIGSLLHRNGPVSREQQSTAQRRTGIIAGPVLIALGLLTTQYLGYVGSTILLAGLALFFLSMSTLWIGGVGRRLQRSADPANLLTGVRLVTDSRPSSRICMLLGCCGFLVGTMASGIASVLKEENTAAPPTFYTTGFGLAIVGLVLVVLTALAALIVGVADQLVDQRRQLASLTALGVDLPFLRRVIRRQLTAVAAPALAVGLLFGTVIGVNRTAGGAVEPFDPGTLLLAAVLTAGGWLLGHLGGTTAGFLLRNQLRDAIDPENLRAA; encoded by the coding sequence ATGACGCTCGAGACGCTGGTCCAACTGGCGCGCTCCCGGACTCCTGCGGACCGCAGCCGCGTCCAGTTGGCCACAGCGGCGCTAGCGTTGAGCGGGGCTGTCCTCCTCGGTGCACTGCGCATCGCCAGGCTCGGCAACGGCGAGCTGAGCGCGGACGTCTACAGCAACTACGTGGCCGAGAGCGGCCTCCGCTCCGGACTGATCGCGATCCTGCTCATTCTCGCCGTACTCACCGGAGGCCTGGCGGTCCAGGCCTTGCGTCTCGGTACGGCGGCCCGCGAACGGCGACTGGCCGCGCTCCGGCTCGCAGGTGCGTCCAGCAAGCAGCTGCGACAGCTGACTGTCACCGACGCGGCCCTGGCCGGTCTGGCGGGAGGCCTGCTCGCGGGGCCGACCTACCTGTTGCTGAGCCTGTTGTTCGGTGCACTGCCCCGGATGGCCCGGATCCTGCCGGGTGCTGAGCTGTGGGATGCGGCCCTGTGGGTTCCGGTCGTCGCGATGATGACCGCGGCCGGTGCGGTGATCGGCAGCCTGCTGCACCGCAACGGGCCGGTCAGCCGCGAGCAGCAGTCCACAGCGCAGCGCCGTACCGGCATCATCGCGGGGCCGGTGTTGATCGCGCTCGGGCTGCTCACCACGCAGTACCTCGGTTACGTGGGGTCGACGATCCTGCTGGCCGGACTGGCGCTGTTCTTCCTCAGCATGTCGACGCTGTGGATCGGTGGGGTGGGGCGGCGTTTGCAGCGCTCCGCCGACCCGGCCAACCTGCTCACCGGTGTCCGGCTGGTCACCGACTCCAGGCCCTCCTCGCGGATCTGCATGCTGCTGGGCTGCTGCGGCTTCCTCGTCGGCACGATGGCAAGCGGAATCGCCAGTGTCCTCAAAGAGGAGAACACCGCAGCACCCCCGACGTTCTACACCACCGGATTCGGCCTGGCGATCGTCGGACTCGTCCTGGTGGTGCTCACCGCGCTGGCGGCGCTGATCGTCGGCGTCGCGGACCAACTGGTCGACCAGCGCCGCCAGCTGGCAAGCCTCACCGCTCTCGGCGTCGACCTGCCGTTCCTGCGGCGGGTCATCCGCCGGCAGCTGACCGCGGTCGCGGCTCCGGCGCTGGCCGTCGGGCTGCTGTTCGGCACGGTCATCGGCGTCAACCGGACCGCCGGCGGTGCGGTGGAGCCGTTCGATCCAGGCACGCTGCTGCTCGCGGCAGTGCTGACGGCCGGGGGCTGGTTGCTCGGTCACCTCGGCGGCACGACCGCCGGTTTCCTGCTTCGCAACCAACTCCGGGACGCGATCGATCCCGAGAATCTGAGGGCAGCATGA
- a CDS encoding ABC transporter ATP-binding protein, translating to MNALALERVEYSYRRNTALRGVSLQLKPGEVVAVTGASGCGKSTLLHCAAGILAPDAGTVQVDGQDIAALPEQQRAALRRTKIGIVLQFGQLVPDLPLIDNVALPLLLGGHERGEAHESAMTWLEQVGIADDATAVPAELSGGQTQRAAVARALVTGPSVVLADEPTGSLDSRAGQELLDVLLEAARKRGSALLMVTHDNLVAASADREIRLRDGLIQHEVAL from the coding sequence ATGAACGCCTTGGCACTGGAACGCGTCGAGTACTCGTACCGGCGCAACACGGCGCTACGCGGCGTCAGCCTGCAGCTCAAGCCTGGTGAGGTCGTAGCGGTCACAGGTGCCAGCGGCTGCGGCAAGTCGACGCTGCTGCACTGCGCGGCCGGCATCCTCGCTCCGGACGCCGGCACGGTGCAGGTGGACGGCCAGGACATCGCCGCGCTGCCGGAGCAGCAGCGCGCGGCCCTCCGGCGTACGAAGATCGGCATCGTGCTCCAGTTCGGACAGCTGGTGCCGGACCTGCCGCTGATCGACAACGTGGCGCTGCCGCTGCTGCTGGGCGGTCACGAGCGCGGCGAGGCGCATGAGTCCGCGATGACCTGGCTGGAGCAGGTGGGCATCGCCGACGACGCCACCGCCGTTCCAGCGGAGCTGTCCGGCGGCCAGACCCAGCGGGCCGCGGTAGCGCGCGCACTGGTCACCGGGCCGTCGGTAGTACTTGCGGACGAGCCGACCGGCAGCTTGGACAGCCGGGCCGGCCAGGAGCTGCTCGACGTACTGCTGGAGGCGGCTCGCAAACGCGGCTCGGCGCTGTTGATGGTGACCCACGACAACCTGGTGGCTGCGTCGGCCGACCGTGAGATCAGACTGCGCGACGGGCTGATCCAGCACGAGGTGGCGCTCTGA
- a CDS encoding PadR family transcriptional regulator: MATAELVLGLLSAGPAHGYDVKRGHDSWFPDSRPLAFGQVYTTLGRLERDGLVEVVDKTSGGGPDRTVYALTSKGRDHLSDWLNDPVPPAWGSADEVLRKLVAAVRTGGDAAGFLARQRASHLRRIRELRETPADDDPTSPLVREYIVAHLDADLRWLDSALDRISEQRGTRR, translated from the coding sequence ATGGCCACTGCCGAGCTCGTCCTGGGACTGCTGTCCGCCGGGCCGGCCCATGGGTACGACGTGAAGCGCGGTCACGACTCCTGGTTCCCGGACAGCAGGCCGCTGGCGTTCGGGCAGGTGTACACGACGCTCGGGCGGCTGGAGCGGGACGGCCTGGTCGAGGTGGTCGACAAGACCTCCGGCGGCGGCCCGGACCGGACCGTCTACGCGCTCACCAGCAAGGGCCGAGACCACCTCAGCGACTGGCTCAACGACCCGGTGCCGCCCGCCTGGGGAAGTGCCGACGAGGTACTGCGGAAGCTCGTGGCCGCCGTCCGCACCGGGGGCGACGCCGCCGGGTTCCTGGCCCGCCAGCGCGCCAGCCACCTGCGCCGGATCCGGGAGCTGCGGGAGACCCCGGCCGACGACGACCCGACCTCACCACTGGTCCGCGAGTACATCGTGGCCCACCTCGACGCCGACCTGCGCTGGCTGGACAGCGCCCTCGACCGCATCTCCGAGCAGAGGGGGACTCGCCGATGA
- the purS gene encoding phosphoribosylformylglycinamidine synthase subunit PurS, whose translation MARVVVDVMLKPEILDPQGKAVHGAFGRLGFDGVADVRQGKRFEITLDGEATEERVAEIRKAADTLLANPVIEDYSLHVENDQ comes from the coding sequence GTGGCTCGCGTTGTCGTCGACGTCATGCTCAAGCCCGAGATCCTCGACCCGCAGGGCAAGGCGGTGCACGGCGCTTTCGGCCGGCTCGGCTTCGACGGCGTGGCCGACGTCCGGCAGGGAAAGCGCTTCGAGATCACCCTGGACGGTGAGGCGACCGAGGAGCGCGTCGCCGAGATCCGGAAGGCCGCGGACACCCTGCTGGCCAACCCGGTGATCGAGGACTACAGCCTGCACGTGGAGAACGACCAGTGA
- the purQ gene encoding phosphoribosylformylglycinamidine synthase subunit PurQ, with protein MKIGVVTFPGSLDDVDARRAAAVAGAEAVALWHGDADLRGVDAVVLPGGFSYGDYLRAGAISRFAPVMETIIKRAGEGMPVLGICNGFQVLCESHLLPGALIKNHHRKFVCKDQALRIENNRTAWTSDYDANHEITIVLKNQDGSFVADEATLDRLEGEGRVVARYLGNPNGSYRDIAGITNERGNVVGLMPHPEHAVETLTGPTTDGLGFFTSVLKAVVPS; from the coding sequence GTGAAGATCGGGGTCGTCACCTTCCCGGGGTCGCTCGACGACGTCGACGCCCGGCGCGCGGCCGCGGTGGCCGGCGCCGAGGCGGTCGCGCTCTGGCACGGCGACGCGGACCTGCGCGGCGTGGACGCGGTCGTACTGCCCGGCGGCTTCTCGTACGGCGACTACCTGCGCGCCGGCGCCATCTCCCGGTTCGCGCCGGTGATGGAGACGATCATCAAGCGGGCCGGCGAGGGGATGCCGGTGCTCGGCATCTGCAACGGCTTCCAGGTGCTCTGCGAGTCGCACCTGCTGCCCGGCGCGCTGATCAAGAACCACCACCGCAAGTTCGTCTGCAAGGACCAGGCGCTGCGGATCGAGAACAACCGGACCGCGTGGACCAGCGACTACGACGCCAACCACGAGATCACCATCGTGCTGAAGAACCAGGACGGTTCGTTCGTCGCCGACGAGGCGACGCTGGACCGGCTGGAGGGTGAGGGCCGGGTGGTGGCCCGCTACCTCGGCAACCCGAACGGCTCGTACCGCGACATCGCGGGCATCACCAACGAGCGCGGCAACGTGGTCGGCCTGATGCCGCACCCGGAGCACGCCGTCGAGACTCTCACCGGCCCGACCACGGACGGCCTGGGCTTCTTCACCTCGGTGCTGAAGGCCGTCGTCCCCTCCTGA